Proteins encoded together in one Vidua macroura isolate BioBank_ID:100142 chromosome W unlocalized genomic scaffold, ASM2450914v1 whyW_random_scaffold_30, whole genome shotgun sequence window:
- the LOC128822709 gene encoding skin secretory protein xP2-like produces the protein MVPCLPDRPVPAPAQLASYQQLSSAAQTPASPPCPVPAPRRSLASPPVPATAAATLGTTATTGIATAAQPSAPAPPSAPLPAAPLPARSAAALPRPDPPPLRSGVPGLHAAALPSPAGGDALAFPSVATDAVPAALPEAAAMMPHHADPVTRPPHAQSLRPSEVLPHTATPPAPPHATSTTPLI, from the coding sequence ATGGTCCCATGCCTCCCCGACCGCccagtccctgccccagcccagcttgcGAGCTACCAGCAGCTGAGCTCCGCGGCACAGACACCGGCTAGCCCTCCGTGCCCTGTCCCCGCTCCGCGGCGATCCCTAGCCAGCCCTCCCGTTCCTGCCACCGCTGCAGCTACGCTGGGGACCACGGCCACCACCGGGATCGcgacagcagcccagccctctgcccctgcacccCCCAGTGCACCCCTGCCTGCAGCGCCGCTGCCGGCTCGGAGCGCCGCGGCGCTGCCGCGGCCCGACCCGCCCCCATTGCGCAGTGGTGTTCCGGGGCTTCACGCCGCAGCGCTGCCATCCCCTGCGGGCGGCGACGCCCTGGCGTTCCCTTCTGTGGCCACAGACGCGGTCCCTGCTGCGCTCCCCGAGGCGGCCGCCATGATGCCTCACCACGCGGATCCCGTGACTCGCCCCCCGCATGCGCAGTCCCTGCGACCCTCGGAAGTCCTGCCTCACACCGCGACACCGCCGGCCCCCCCCCACGCCACCTCCACCACGCCTTTGATCTAG